From Aedes albopictus strain Foshan chromosome 1, AalbF5, whole genome shotgun sequence, one genomic window encodes:
- the LOC109412787 gene encoding electron transfer flavoprotein regulatory factor 1: MSSSSRSRVLDLYKRLQYLGREYPGGPEKFRQKCYNAFKRQSGETDPEKIQRAINLGEYVVKEIQALYSLRKYRAMKKRYYDDK; encoded by the exons ATGTCCAGCAGCAGTCGAAGTCGTGTACTGGATCTCTACAAACGG CTGCAGTACCTCGGCCGGGAGTATCCCGGTGGGCCGGAAAAGTTTCGCCAGAAGTGCTACAACGCGTTCAAGCGGCAGAGCGGCGAAACCGACCCGGAGAAGATCCAGCGGGCGATCAACCTGGGCGAGTACGTGGTGAAGGAGATCCAAGCGCTGTACAGTTTGCGCAAGTACCGTGCCATGAAGAAGCGATACTACGACGATAAGTGA